One part of the Vicugna pacos chromosome 20, VicPac4, whole genome shotgun sequence genome encodes these proteins:
- the RNF182 gene encoding E3 ubiquitin-protein ligase RNF182 yields MASQPPEDATESQVSDELECKICYNRYNLKQRKPKVLECCHRVCAKCLYKIIDFGDSPQGVIVCPFCRFETCLPDDEVSSLPDDNNILVNLTCGSKGKKCLPENPTELLLTPKRLASLVSPSHASSNCLVITIMEVQRESSPSLSSTPVVEFYRPSSFDSVTTVSHNWTVWNCTSLLFQTSVRVLVWLLGLLYFSSLPLGIYLLVSKKVTLGVVFVSLVPSSLVILMVYGFCQCVCHEFLDCLAPSS; encoded by the coding sequence ATGGCCAGTCAGCCACCGGAAGACGCCACAGAGTCTCAGGTCTCCGATGAGCTTGAGTGTAAGATCTGCTACAACCGCTACAACCTGAAGCAGAGGAAGCCCAAGGTGCTGGAGTGTTGTCACAGGGTGTGTGCCAAATGCCTCTACAAGATCATAGACTTTGGGGACTCCCCGCAAGGCGTCATCGTCTGCCCTTTCTGCAGGTTCGAGACGTGCCTGCCGGACGACGAAGTCAGCAGTCTGCCTGATGACAACAACATCCTGGTGAACTTGACTTGTGGCAGCAAAGGCAAGAAGTGCCTGCCCGAGAACCCCACCGAGCTGCTGCTGACCCCCAAGAGGCTGGCCTCGCTGGTCAGTCCTTCCCACGCCTCCTCCAACTGCCTGGTCATAACGATCATGGAGGTGCAGAGAGAGAGCTCCCCGTCCCTGAGCTCCACGCCCGTGGTCGAGTTCTACAGGCCCTCCAGCTTCGACTCGGTGACGACCGTGTCGCACAACTGGACGGTGTGGAACTGCACGTCGCTGCTCTTTCAGACGTCCGTCAGGGTGTTGGTTTGGTTGCTGGGTTTGCTGTACTTCAGCTCCTTGCCTTTGGGGATCTACTTACTGGTCTCTAAGAAGGTCACCCTCGGGGTCGTCTTCGTCAGCCTGGTCCCTTCCAGCCTCGTCATCCTGATGGTGTACGGCTTCTGCCAGTGCGTCTGTCACGAATTCCTAGACTGCCTGGCACCTTCCTCTTGA